A window of Streptomyces sp. NBC_01689 genomic DNA:
GCCAGGTGAAGCTGTACTTCATGTGCGGCCTGCCGACGGAGACGGACGAGGACGTCCTGCAGATCGCCGACATGGCGATGAACGTGATCGCCGAGGGGCGCAAGGTCTCCGGCCAGAACGACATCCGCTGCACGGTCTCGATCGGCGGGTTCGTCCCCAAGCCGCACACGCCCTTCCAGTGGGCCCCGCAGCTCTCCGCCGAGCAGACGGACGAGCGCCTCGGCAAGCTCCGCGACAAGATCCGCGGCGACAAGAAGTACGGCCGCTCGATCGGCTTCCGCTACCACGACGGCAAGCCCGGCATCGTCGAGGGCCTGCTCTCCCGCGGCGACCGCCGCATCGGCTCGGTCATCCGCGCGGTCTACGAGGACGGCGGCCGCTTCGACGGGTGGCGCGAGCACTTCTCGTACGACCGCTGGATGTCCTGCGCGGAGAAGACGCTCCCCGACTTCGGTGTGGACGTCGACTGGTACACGACCCGCGAGCGCACCTACGAGGAGGTCCTCCCCTGGGACCACCTCGACTCCGGCCTCGACAAGGACTGGCTCTGGGAGGACTGGCAGGACGCCCTCGACGAGACCGAGGTCGAGGACTGCCGCTGGACCCCGTGCTTCGACTGCGGGGTCTGTCCGCAGATGGACACGCAGATCCAAATCGGCCCGACGGGCAAGAAGTTGCTGCCGCTGACGGTCAAGAACGCGGCGCCCGCGCCGGCTTCGAGCGGTCACTCCCACTGACCCCTGCGGACGCCCGGCCGGGCCCCGGGGCTTCACCGCGCGTCGCCTCCGAGGCGGACCCTGGTGGAGTGGGCCCGAGGCCGGCATCCGCTTGTGCGCGACTGTGTGGCCGCGAGCCCCCTTTCCTGAGCGGGAAGGGGGCTCGCCCGTTCTGGGGGGGGCGTAACTCACGGATCGCTTCGCAAGGTTGACGCAGCGTCATCCGAGGCGCCCGGCCCGTGCCTTGCGCTCGGCGCCTCGGCTGTGAAAATCGCTGTCCGACGGTCGGAACGCGGTGATAGAGAGTCCATGTGACGACGACACTTGCGTTCCCCGCCCTGTTGCGACTGATCGACGATCGGTCGACCGCCTTCCGCGCCGCGATCGCGTCCGCGCCCAGCCTCGACGTGCAGGTGCCGACCTGCCCGGAGTGGACGCTGTTCGATCTGGCGCAGCACATCGGCGAGGGGCGCCGCGACTGGGCCGCCACCGTCGCCGCGGGGCCCGCTCCGGCCAAGTCCGCCGCGGAGGGCGCCCCGGCCGTGCCTCGGGAGCGCGAGGCCCTGCTGGCCTGGCTGGCGGAGTCCACGGAGCAACTGGTCGACGCCTTGCGGGAGGCGGGCGCGGATCGCGGTTGCTGGACGTGGTGGGGTGCGTCCCAGTCGCCGCCGACCTGTGGCGCCGTCGCCCGGCACCAGCTCCAGCAGTTCGCGGTGCACACCTACGACGCCCAGGTCACTGTGGGCGCCCCGGAGCCGCTGCCGGACGAGGTGGCACTCGACGGTGTCGAGGAGTTCCTGTCCACCTGCGTCGCGACGACGAGTGCCTGGCCGCACAAGGCCACTGCCTTCGACTTTCACGCCACCGGCGGTCACTCCTGGCGTCTCACGGTCGACGGCGACGGCGCACGCTGTGCCCGTGTCCCCGCGCCCGGTACGACGTCTGTCGCCGCTGCCGACGGGAGCCCGGACGTGGCGGGTGTCTCCGTTCACGGCACGGCCAGTGAGCTGGTTCTCTTCGTGTACGACCGTATTGCGGCGGACTCCCTGCGGCTCGACGGAGACGCGGGTCTGTTCGACCTGCTCCGCGAGTGGGACCCGGAGGCGTAGGACGGGTGTGGTGGAGCGGCGAGGTAAGCCTCGCCGGTACCGGGTTGAGGGAGAGTGAGGAAGAGCAGAGCCAGCAGGTGGCGGCTTGACCGACGCGCGGACGAAGGGCAGAGGAACTCCCGCTCCCGCGGAAACGCGGAGGGTCTCCCGCCACCGCGCTCTCAGCGCGTCACTGCCATCCATCCCGCGATCACCAGGCCGACTCCCAGGAAGCCGAACTGCAGCCGCATGCGTCCAGGGCTTGTCCAGGGCGTCCCCCATCGCGTCCTGTGCGTGAACGTCACGTCCGCGCAGTCCCACACCCAGATGTCCACGCCGCGACAGCCGCAGGCCACCGCGGTGAAAGCGCAGCCCGCGATCAGGGCGAGCGCCCCACAGAGAATCAAGCCGTCCCCCCACCTCACCAGGAGCGTCACCGCGGCAGCATTGTCGCCGGCCACGGTGGGCGTTTCGGGTCCTTGAACCTCTGCGCCGGCGCTGCCAAGTGGAACAGTGGCCGTCCGAGCCCCCTCTCCTCGACCGGGAGGGGGCTTGTCGGTCATGGGGGTGTGCGGTGGGCCGGGCATCGCCGCCACGGGTCGCCCGGCGGCCACCGCGACCGGGGGACGGACAGCAGGTCTCTTCGGGTTGCCCTCGCCGACCGAACGACGGAGCGGCCCCGCGTGGCTCCGAGTGCCGGAAATCGTTGAGGCACATTCTCGGCACTGTCGCGCATGTGTGCTGCGCGCCCCTGCAGGCCGTGCGCCTGGAGCCCGTCGATCCGAAAGAGGGATGCCGCCTTGCCCGCACTCCGAGCCCTTGCCGGTGCCGCCGCGATTGCCGCGGCCGCCACCACCGTCACCGCCGTCCCCGCGGTCGCCCACAGCCATGAGCGGGTGCGGTGCGGGACGAGTTCACTGGTCGCCGCCCTCACCAGAGCCAACTCCCGGGGTTTCGGCGACCTCAGTCTCGCCAGAGGCTGCGTCTACGACTTCACGGCGCCCGTCTCGGGCGATGACGCGACGCCTCCCCTCCGGGTGCCCGTCACCATCGACGGAAACGGTGCCACTCTCCGGCGCGCTACCACCGCGAACCTCTTCCGTCTTCTCGATGTCGCGGCCGGCGGACGGGTGACGCTCAGCGATCTCAAGATCGAGAACGGTGAGGTGACCGGCGACGGTGGCGGCGTCCTCGTCCAGGACAGGGGGACACTCCGCGCGACATCCGTCCGCGTCACGGGGAACACCGCCGGCAACAACGGTGGCGGCATCGAGAACCTGGGAACCCTGAGGCTCGTTCGATCCACGGTCGCCGACAACCAGGCCGCGGGTTCCGGCGGGGGAATTTCCACCGAGGGCTCCGCCTCCGTCGTCTCCACCTCGATCGAGCGCAACACGGCCGCCAGATTCTTCGGCGGAGGCGTGTTCAACGACAAAAGGATCACCATCACCCGCAGTTCCATCACCGGCAACAAGGTCACGGCAGGTGACGGCGGCGGCCTCTGGAACGACTTCCGGATGACCGTCGACGACAGCACGATCGCCGACAACATCGCCAGCGACCACGGCGGGGGCGTCACCAACGCTCAGCTCGGAAGGGCCACCTTCCACCGGAGCACCGTCAAGAGGAACACCGCCCTTCTGCTGGCCGGCGGTATCTACAACATCAACCCCGGCTCCCACCTCGTCCTCGACCACACCTCCGTCACCAAGAACGGCGCGCGCAACGTCCCTGGAGGTGTGTTCAACGGGACCGGCAGCGTCGTGGTGAACAAGCGTTCCCCCAT
This region includes:
- a CDS encoding maleylpyruvate isomerase family mycothiol-dependent enzyme codes for the protein MTTTLAFPALLRLIDDRSTAFRAAIASAPSLDVQVPTCPEWTLFDLAQHIGEGRRDWAATVAAGPAPAKSAAEGAPAVPREREALLAWLAESTEQLVDALREAGADRGCWTWWGASQSPPTCGAVARHQLQQFAVHTYDAQVTVGAPEPLPDEVALDGVEEFLSTCVATTSAWPHKATAFDFHATGGHSWRLTVDGDGARCARVPAPGTTSVAAADGSPDVAGVSVHGTASELVLFVYDRIAADSLRLDGDAGLFDLLREWDPEA